AGATAATTGCCAAGAAATTGATAAGGCAGCTGTTAGACTGAAGGAAGACAGCGGCCAGCGTCCTCCCCAGATGCtttctttgatttggggggtTTAAGCTGTGCTGACCGCAATTCTCTATTCCACCTCCGAGGGTGAGAGGCGAGGAATTCTGTGTGTGAGGTGTTCCTGTGTTTTCCCTAAGGTGCATTACACTTAGGGACGCTGTTGTCCTCTGCAGGCAACTGGCTTTTCTACTGGATTCAGAGTGTCAGTAAATGTTTTGTTAATGGAGTTGCTGGCCATAAATGTATAATCTAGGACCAAGCTCTTATTCAGTAGTTTGGGAGTGTTTTATAACTCTGCTTACCAGTCACAGACCTTGAAACGAGGCTTGACAGGCAACGAATTTATGTTTTACAAACATACTTCAGTTTTATCAGTCTAGGTACTGCACAAACTGGTTTTGTATCTTGTACTATGAGTATGGGGTGACTTTCTTCCAGCAAATAAGTCTCTTTTATGGTGGCACTGGATATCCCCTCACTTTGGTTTTTCATGGtgcactttttccttttttgtctaaAACAATCTCTAACTTGGTCTCAGTACCAAGGCAAGAACATAAGTACTCAGGATAGTTAAGGATGAAAGTacccacaaaaataaaacattttatagcTGCAAACATCTCTAAACCTTTTAATCAAAATATGTATGAATGGATGTGCAGACCAAAGTAAGGACatcaagatattttttaaaatgagtcaAGGTTAaaggtgatgtccttctctggtaaGCATATTGCAGGTACAGTTGGAATACCAATACACATTCTATACTAAGCAAAATCTAGCAGTTCTCTGCTCTCTGAAATTTCTGTGCAGTTGTGACTTTCTCTCACCCTCCAAATCAACATTCAGTAAATGATTACTTTCATTGTACTTACTATAAGCACCTGGAAACAGGAGAGGTGGTTAGGATGGAGAGAAAAAGTAAACCCAGTACCATAAATTGCATATCAACAGATCAGAGTATCATCCCTAATAATTAGCTTTTCCGCATGCTCTGGAAGTTTCAGCAAACACCTAAGGAATATTTTAAGAATCCTAattttgctcaaaaaaaaaagggaggcttTATTTTAAGAGTAGTCCTAAATTTCTCTTAGCCTTTTGGCTACATAACTAGTCCATTAGTATAACCATAACAGGTTTTTTGTAGGTGCCAGGAAAAAGGGAAAGTCaaataaccaaataaatctgTATCTAATGAGGACAAATTGGCTAACTAGGCTGTTATCAGCTGTTTAATATAGAGTTGATAAAATTATCTTCACCTAGGCATCCTTGAGGCCTAATTACAGAAGCGACCCAGTCCACACACCTAAAATTTATTTAAGAGACCAAGCCAGGGTCTTCCTGGCCTTTAGGAAGAGGACTGTTATGGGGAAATGTGTTCTCTGCTAGCTCTTCCAAGCCATGGCTGTTGCTAGTGAATtcctcttttggtcttgttgctTTGCCTGGCTGTGTTTTTCTATTAGCTTTGGTTCTCAGGCTTCTAACGGAGAAGCTCAGATTGCAGCCGGTGCTGAGCTGGAACCTGAGGCTGAACCTTGGTCCTTGCTGCAGTCTCAAGATGGAAGAGACAGATCtggcctccttccctctcccttcaATGTTCCATCTGATGAGCAAGGTGGGACACGAAGGCTGCAGCCAGACTCCAGAGCTTTGCGCTACATGAAGAGGCTCTATAAGGCATATGCTACCAAGGAGGGGATCCCTAAATCCGACAGACATCACCTCTACAACACTATTCGGCTCCTCACACCCTGTGCCCAGCACAGGCAAACTCTTGGCAACCAGATGACAGGTGTGTAGGAGCAGACTGGTTAACTGGGTAGAGGGAAGATGATAAAAATTTCAACATTTCAACTACAGAACAGAGCTGGGTCTTGCTCCTTGAATTGCATTCTATTTTACATGGTACTCAATATCCGAATTCAAACAAATCTGGTACTTGTTCTAATTGTTTCTTCCTAATGCCCTCATGGTTCAAGGTGGGTTAAAATGGTAGACTTTTAGAGCTAGTAGAGACTTAATGGCTCTAAAGGCTGAGGAAAGTGCTGCTGGAGAGGTTTAGTGTCTCATCCAAGGTCACAAAATCAGAACGGGGAACTCGGTATTTTGACTTGTGCTTGCTTATTCTTCCCACTCTTCCAAGCTGCTGGCCTGGAAATTTGCCTAAATTTCCCATTGTTTGCTGCTTTCCGTGAGAGGATAGATTAAGTCCCTGTTTTGGAACAGTAGGTCCCTACAAGAACAAAGTGTTGGTCTTCAGTTTAACCCAGCAACTTGGTGTCtcctgtgtatgtgtgcgtgagagagagagaaagaggaagacatacagttctttaaaaaaaaattctatattcaCTAGCTCATGACTTAAGGGAACTGTTCTAACCCAAGTCAGTTGTGGCTGTTTAAAACCCTTGTTCCTTCCTTGAAGTCCTATTGTATTGCAGTGGTTTTAGAATCTTCCTTTGGATTCAACCTCAAGTGTCCTAAAGTAGACAATTAAGTTTTCTTTATTGACCTCATCCACTAGGGTTTAGAATGTCTTCTGAACAAGCCTAATAACTGCTTTTCTCTCTAGAAGCTCTCCAAGAGGTAAATATTACTTTCCTTATTAGCTTCCTCTATGTTTACTGCAAATTAAGACTCTGAAACCTTAGAACTTAATGATTCCATGCTTTTTAAATTCACCACCAAAGCTGTTCTGACTTTCTGGTGATAAAATATCAGCTGTAGTTGCTGGAAATTAGTTATATTACCAATTACATTCATTTTCTAGGTAACTTCCCCACTTTTTTTGAATCTTGAGGAAGTAGGGGGCAGTGCAAAGAAAGGGGAGGAGGCTCATTAAGAAGTACTTATTACTTGATTTGACTTCCTGTTTTGTTCAATTTGTATTCAAGCACTACTGGTGGATTGTTTTTCTCCTCAGGAATCCTTCCATCACTGGACCTGCTGTTTAACCTGGATAGTGTTCCTGCTCTCGAACACTTACTCAAGTCAGTCTTTCTATACACTTTCAACAACTCAGTTTCTTTTCCCTCTGCTGTTAAATGTATGTGCAACATGGTGATAATGGAACCAAAGTCTTCCAGCAAGACTGTCCCTAGAGCTCCATACTCATTTACCTTTAACTCAAAGTTTGAATTTAGAAAGAAACACAAGTGGATTGAGATTGATGTGACCACTCTCCTTCAGCCTCTGGTTGCTTCCAAGAAACAAAGTATTCACATGTCTGTAAATTTTACATGTGAGAAGGACCAGCTGCAACATCCTTCAGCAAAGGACAGTCCATTTAACATGCCTCTTCTGGTACCCCCATCACTGCTCTTGTACCTGAATGACACGAGTGCTCAGGTTTATCACAGGTGGTATTCTCTCCATTACAAAAGGAGGCCTTCACAGAGTCCTGaccagaagacaggtctggctacACATCCCATGGGAGAAGAGGCTGCTGAGTGTGGAAGAGCTTCCCGTCACCGG
The window above is part of the Elephas maximus indicus isolate mEleMax1 chromosome 2, mEleMax1 primary haplotype, whole genome shotgun sequence genome. Proteins encoded here:
- the GDF9 gene encoding growth/differentiation factor 9 isoform X1 produces the protein MAVASEFLFWSCCFAWLCFSISFGSQASNGEAQIAAGAELEPEAEPWSLLQSQDGRDRSGLLPSPFNVPSDEQGGTRRLQPDSRALRYMKRLYKAYATKEGIPKSDRHHLYNTIRLLTPCAQHRQTLGNQMTGILPSLDLLFNLDSVPALEHLLKSVFLYTFNNSVSFPSAVKCMCNMVIMEPKSSSKTVPRAPYSFTFNSKFEFRKKHKWIEIDVTTLLQPLVASKKQSIHMSVNFTCEKDQLQHPSAKDSPFNMPLLVPPSLLLYLNDTSAQVYHRWYSLHYKRRPSQSPDQKTGLATHPMGEEAAECGRASRHRRGQETASSKLKDPLVAASFNLSEYFKQFLFPQNECELHDFRLSFSQLKWDNWIVAPSRYNPRYCKGDCPRAVGHRYGSPVHTMVQNIIYEKLDSSVPRPSCIPAKYSPLSVLAIEPDGSIAYKVYEDMIATKCTCR
- the GDF9 gene encoding growth/differentiation factor 9 isoform X2 — translated: MKRLYKAYATKEGIPKSDRHHLYNTIRLLTPCAQHRQTLGNQMTGILPSLDLLFNLDSVPALEHLLKSVFLYTFNNSVSFPSAVKCMCNMVIMEPKSSSKTVPRAPYSFTFNSKFEFRKKHKWIEIDVTTLLQPLVASKKQSIHMSVNFTCEKDQLQHPSAKDSPFNMPLLVPPSLLLYLNDTSAQVYHRWYSLHYKRRPSQSPDQKTGLATHPMGEEAAECGRASRHRRGQETASSKLKDPLVAASFNLSEYFKQFLFPQNECELHDFRLSFSQLKWDNWIVAPSRYNPRYCKGDCPRAVGHRYGSPVHTMVQNIIYEKLDSSVPRPSCIPAKYSPLSVLAIEPDGSIAYKVYEDMIATKCTCR